From Anopheles arabiensis isolate DONGOLA chromosome 3, AaraD3, whole genome shotgun sequence, a single genomic window includes:
- the LOC120899883 gene encoding muscle LIM protein Mlp84B isoform X3, producing MAQAVLQVRNVRQDARLHKLCRARKRAVLQELPRPQVRTEGLRFRWRRRLPLDGHWRPVSGRGAYHKGCFKCGECKKGLDSVNCCEGPDRNIYCKVCYGKKYGPKGYGYGQGGGALQSDTTNIECEFAPKPSAVDTSAIKASPGQGCPRCGGVVFAAEQVLSKGREWHRKCYKCRDCSKTLDSIIACDGPDRDVYCKTCYGKKWGPHGYGFACGSGFLQTDCMSEEQLASQKPMVTIDTTVIKAPEGQGCPRCGGMVFAAEQQLAKGTMWHKKCFNCNECHRPLDSMIACDGPDREIHCRACYGKLFGPKGFGFGHTPTLVSTDAQAAPVHTDAKPANGPKAKDGKGCTRCGYAVYEAEKMLSKNRIWHKRCFSCFDCHKSLDSTNLNDGPNGEIYCRGCYGRNYGPRGVGFGMGAGALTMA from the exons GAATGTGCGGCAAGATGCTCGACTCCACAAACTGTGCAGAGCACGAAAACGAGCTGTACTGCAAGAACTGCCACGGCCGCAAGTACGGACCGAAGGGCTACGGTTTCGGTGGAGGCGCCGGCTGCCTCTCGATGGACACTGGCGCCCAGTTTCAGGGCGAGGG GCCTACCATAAGGGATGCTTCAAATGCGGTGAGTGTAAGAAGGGTCTCGATTCTGTAAACTGCTGCGAGGGTCCAGATCGTAACATCTACTGCAAAG TGTGCTATGGCAAGAAGTATGGTCCGAAGGGCTACGGATACGGCCAAGGAGGTGGAGCGCTGCAGAGCGACACCACCAACATCGAATG TGAGTTTGCCCCGAAACCGTCGGCTGTGGATACGTCGGCCATCAAGGCTTCGCCCGGACAGGGTTGTCCACGGTGCGGCGGTGTCGTGTTTGCCGCCGAGCAGGTCCTCTCGAAGGGTCGCGAGTGGCATCGCAAGTGCTACAAGTGCCGCGACTGCAGCAAAACGCTCGACTCCATCATCGCCTGCGATGGTCCGGACCGGGACGTGTACTGCAAGACCTGCTACGGCAAGAAGTGGGGCCCGCACGGTTATGGATTTGCCTGCGGATCTGGTTTCCTGCAGACTGACTGCATGTC TGAGGAGCAGCTGGCCTCTCAGAAGCCGATGGTGACGATTGACACGACCGTGATCAAGGCGCCGGAGGGACAGGGTTGCCCACGATGCGGTGGCATGGTGTTCGCcgccgagcagcagctggcCAAGGGAACGATGTGGCACAAGAAGTGCTTCAACTGTAACGAATGTCACCGGCCGCTCGATTCCATGATTGCCTGCGACGGTCCGGACCGCGAGATCCACTGTCGCGCCTGCTACGGCAAGCTGTTCGGCCCGAAGGGTTTCGGTTTCGGCCACACGCCAACGCTTGTCTCCACCGACGCCCAGGCTGCTCCAGTGCA CACCGACGCGAAGCCCGCGAACGGACCCAAGGCGAAGGATGGCAAGGGATGCACCCGGTGCGGCTACGCCGTGTACGAAGCCGAAAAGATGCTGAGCAAAAACCGCATCTGGCACAAGCGATGCTTCAGCTGCTTCGATTGCCACAAATCGCTCGACTCGACGAATCTGAACGATGGTCCGAACGGGGAGATCTACTGCCGGGGCTGCTACGGTCGCAACTACGGTCCGCGAGGCGTTGGCTTCGGCATGGGCGCCGGCGCTCTAACGATGGCCTAA
- the LOC120899883 gene encoding muscle LIM protein Mlp84B isoform X2, producing the protein MPFKPADNPKCPKCGKSVYAAEERVAGGNKWHKQCFKCGMCGKMLDSTNCAEHENELYCKNCHGRKYGPKGYGFGGGAGCLSMDTGAQFQGEGTNGHFEPKPMSKAPEGEGCPRCGGYVYMAEQMLARGRAYHKGCFKCGECKKGLDSVNCCEGPDRNIYCKVCYGKKYGPKGYGYGQGGGALQSDTTNIECEFAPKPSAVDTSAIKASPGQGCPRCGGVVFAAEQVLSKGREWHRKCYKCRDCSKTLDSIIACDGPDRDVYCKTCYGKKWGPHGYGFACGSGFLQTDCMSEEQLASQKPMVTIDTTVIKAPEGQGCPRCGGMVFAAEQQLAKGTMWHKKCFNCNECHRPLDSMIACDGPDREIHCRACYGKLFGPKGFGFGHTPTLVSTDAQAAPVHTDAKPANGPKAKDGKGCTRCGYAVYEAEKMLSKNRIWHKRCFSCFDCHKSLDSTNLNDGPNGEIYCRGCYGRNYGPRGVGFGMGAGALTMA; encoded by the exons GAATGTGCGGCAAGATGCTCGACTCCACAAACTGTGCAGAGCACGAAAACGAGCTGTACTGCAAGAACTGCCACGGCCGCAAGTACGGACCGAAGGGCTACGGTTTCGGTGGAGGCGCCGGCTGCCTCTCGATGGACACTGGCGCCCAGTTTCAGGGCGAGGG CACGAATGGACACTTTGAACCGAAACCAATGTCAAAGGCACCTGAAGGAGAGGGTTGCCCTCGCTGCGGCGGATATGTTTACATGGCCGAGCAGATGTTGGCACGTGGAAGA GCCTACCATAAGGGATGCTTCAAATGCGGTGAGTGTAAGAAGGGTCTCGATTCTGTAAACTGCTGCGAGGGTCCAGATCGTAACATCTACTGCAAAG TGTGCTATGGCAAGAAGTATGGTCCGAAGGGCTACGGATACGGCCAAGGAGGTGGAGCGCTGCAGAGCGACACCACCAACATCGAATG TGAGTTTGCCCCGAAACCGTCGGCTGTGGATACGTCGGCCATCAAGGCTTCGCCCGGACAGGGTTGTCCACGGTGCGGCGGTGTCGTGTTTGCCGCCGAGCAGGTCCTCTCGAAGGGTCGCGAGTGGCATCGCAAGTGCTACAAGTGCCGCGACTGCAGCAAAACGCTCGACTCCATCATCGCCTGCGATGGTCCGGACCGGGACGTGTACTGCAAGACCTGCTACGGCAAGAAGTGGGGCCCGCACGGTTATGGATTTGCCTGCGGATCTGGTTTCCTGCAGACTGACTGCATGTC TGAGGAGCAGCTGGCCTCTCAGAAGCCGATGGTGACGATTGACACGACCGTGATCAAGGCGCCGGAGGGACAGGGTTGCCCACGATGCGGTGGCATGGTGTTCGCcgccgagcagcagctggcCAAGGGAACGATGTGGCACAAGAAGTGCTTCAACTGTAACGAATGTCACCGGCCGCTCGATTCCATGATTGCCTGCGACGGTCCGGACCGCGAGATCCACTGTCGCGCCTGCTACGGCAAGCTGTTCGGCCCGAAGGGTTTCGGTTTCGGCCACACGCCAACGCTTGTCTCCACCGACGCCCAGGCTGCTCCAGTGCA CACCGACGCGAAGCCCGCGAACGGACCCAAGGCGAAGGATGGCAAGGGATGCACCCGGTGCGGCTACGCCGTGTACGAAGCCGAAAAGATGCTGAGCAAAAACCGCATCTGGCACAAGCGATGCTTCAGCTGCTTCGATTGCCACAAATCGCTCGACTCGACGAATCTGAACGATGGTCCGAACGGGGAGATCTACTGCCGGGGCTGCTACGGTCGCAACTACGGTCCGCGAGGCGTTGGCTTCGGCATGGGCGCCGGCGCTCTAACGATGGCCTAA
- the LOC120903920 gene encoding splicing factor YJU2-like yields the protein MMSFDLESAEMDQVARYTENLIEEMTPTLELASYAVPFDMRCLKCNEHIPKGATFPAREVDSSCAFMDELTTYFKCVHCNNEIVVRYTLYDGCNDSQTKLIKGAVQVLLPEQQTKPKESEPSSEKS from the exons ATGATGTCGTTTGATCTAGAGTCGGCTGAAATGGATCAAGTAGCTAGGTATACG GAAAATCTTATAGAAGAAATGACGCCAACACTCGAACTTGCCAGTTATGCGGTGCCGTTTGACATGCGATGCCTTAAATGCAACGAGCATATTCCGAAAGGTGCAACGTTTCCAGCGCGCGAAGTCGATAGTTCTTGTGCTTTCATGGATGAGTTAACAACATACTTTAAGTGTGTGCATTGCAACAATGAAATTGTGGTCCGTTATACTTTGTACGACGGATGTAACGATTCCCAAACAAAGCTCATCAAAGGAGCCGTACAGGTTCTGCTGCCGGAACAGCAAACCAAACCGAAGGAAAGTGAACCTAGCTCAGAGAAAAGCTAA
- the LOC120903919 gene encoding splicing factor YJU2 gives MSERKVLNKYYPPDFDPSKIPRVKLPKNRQYTVRLMAPFNMRCVTCGEYIYKGKKFNARKEDVENEDYLGIRIYRFYIKCTRCLQEISFKTDPRNTDYEIEAGATRNFMALKLAEEQARREEEEAREEEATNPMKLLENRTQQSRNEIELLESLEELRDLNRRQQDIDYDSMLQQFDRSESIREREERLERQDEEYIKSIKFQNKPTVKRVASEIIVEEVKEEKQDEATTATTSEGSRPSSTSTVTSAAASTNGPPSFATSKARKLDNFSIGVKKTTLSNLVVKRKEMPPPKAPPPVASVTGQGTSASQQSPALEPKVSQTAATGSSGIGSLGLLGAYSDSDEGSDEN, from the exons atgtCGGAAAGAAAAGTTTTAAAC AAATATTACCCGCCGGACTTTGATCCGTCGAAAATCCCGCGGGTGAAGCTGCCAAAGAATCGACAGTACACGGTCCGGCTGATGGCACCGTTCAACATGCGCTGCGTGACCTGCGGAGAGTACATCTACAAAGGGAAAAAGTTTAACGCCCGCAAGGAGGACGTAGAAAACGAAGACTACCTCGGCATCCGGATCTATCGGTTCTACATCAAGTGTACGCGCTGCCTGCAGGAGATCTCGTTCAAGACGGACCCGCGCAACACCGACTACGAGATTGAGGCGGGAGCGACGCGCAACTTTATGGCGCTCAAGCTGGCAGAGGAGCAGGCCCggcgggaggaggaggaagcgcGCGAAGAGGAAGCGACCAATCCGATGAAGCTGCTCGAGAACCGAACGCAACAGTCGAGGAACGAGATCGAGCTGCTGGAATCGCTGGAGGAGCTGCGGGACTTGAACCGCCGCCAACAGGACATCGACTACGACAGTATGCTGCAGCAGTTTGACCGGTCGGAGAGTATACGCGAGCGTGAGGAACGATTGGAGCGCCAGGATGAGGAGTACATCAA AtctataaaatttcaaaacaaaccgaCCGTAAAGCGAGTAGCGTCGGAAATTATTGTCGAAGAGGTTAAGGAGGAAAAACAGGACGAAGCCACCACGGCTACGACATCGGAAGGCAGTAGGCCGAGCAGCACCTCCACAGTCACCtcagcggcagccagcacgAACGGGCCACCATCGTTTGCCACCAGCAAGGCCCGCAAACTAGACAACTTCAGCATCGGCGTGAAAAAGACAACGCTCAGCAATTTGGTAGTCAAGCGGAAGGAAATGCCACCACCGAAAGCGCCCCCGCCGGTGGCCAGCGTGACAGGGCAGGGCACATCGGCTAGTCAACAGTCACCAGCGCTGGAGCCAAAAGTGAGCCAAACCGCAGCAACAGGAAGCAGTGGCATCGGAAGCTTGGGTCTGCTCGGAGCGTACTCGGACAGTGACGAAGGATCGGATGAGAATTGA
- the LOC120899883 gene encoding muscle LIM protein Mlp84B isoform X1: MPFKPADNPKCPKCGKSVYAAEERVAGGNKWHKQCFKCGMCGKMLDSTNCAEHENELYCKNCHGRKYGPKGYGFGGGAGCLSMDTGAQFQGEGTNGHFEPKPMSKAPEGEGCPRCGGYVYMAEQMLARGRGYHRRCFKCLVCNRTLDSTIHCDGPDKEIYCRGCYASRFGSRGYGHSGISSLGLMSDARDLDFKSEFAPKPSAVDTSAIKASPGQGCPRCGGVVFAAEQVLSKGREWHRKCYKCRDCSKTLDSIIACDGPDRDVYCKTCYGKKWGPHGYGFACGSGFLQTDCMSEEQLASQKPMVTIDTTVIKAPEGQGCPRCGGMVFAAEQQLAKGTMWHKKCFNCNECHRPLDSMIACDGPDREIHCRACYGKLFGPKGFGFGHTPTLVSTDAQAAPVHTDAKPANGPKAKDGKGCTRCGYAVYEAEKMLSKNRIWHKRCFSCFDCHKSLDSTNLNDGPNGEIYCRGCYGRNYGPRGVGFGMGAGALTMA; encoded by the exons GAATGTGCGGCAAGATGCTCGACTCCACAAACTGTGCAGAGCACGAAAACGAGCTGTACTGCAAGAACTGCCACGGCCGCAAGTACGGACCGAAGGGCTACGGTTTCGGTGGAGGCGCCGGCTGCCTCTCGATGGACACTGGCGCCCAGTTTCAGGGCGAGGG CACGAATGGACACTTTGAACCGAAACCAATGTCAAAGGCACCTGAAGGAGAGGGTTGCCCTCGCTGCGGCGGATATGTTTACATGGCCGAGCAGATGTTGGCACGTGGAAGA GGCTATCATCGGCGCTGCTTCAAATGCTTAGTCTGCAACCGTACGCTTGACTCCACGATCCACTGTGATGGACCGGATAAAGAGATTTACTGTAGAG GCTGCTACGCCAGTCGGTTTGGTTCCCGTGGTTATGGCCACTCGGGAATCTCTTCGCTTGGCTTAATGAGTGATGCGCGCGATTTGGACTTCAAGAG TGAGTTTGCCCCGAAACCGTCGGCTGTGGATACGTCGGCCATCAAGGCTTCGCCCGGACAGGGTTGTCCACGGTGCGGCGGTGTCGTGTTTGCCGCCGAGCAGGTCCTCTCGAAGGGTCGCGAGTGGCATCGCAAGTGCTACAAGTGCCGCGACTGCAGCAAAACGCTCGACTCCATCATCGCCTGCGATGGTCCGGACCGGGACGTGTACTGCAAGACCTGCTACGGCAAGAAGTGGGGCCCGCACGGTTATGGATTTGCCTGCGGATCTGGTTTCCTGCAGACTGACTGCATGTC TGAGGAGCAGCTGGCCTCTCAGAAGCCGATGGTGACGATTGACACGACCGTGATCAAGGCGCCGGAGGGACAGGGTTGCCCACGATGCGGTGGCATGGTGTTCGCcgccgagcagcagctggcCAAGGGAACGATGTGGCACAAGAAGTGCTTCAACTGTAACGAATGTCACCGGCCGCTCGATTCCATGATTGCCTGCGACGGTCCGGACCGCGAGATCCACTGTCGCGCCTGCTACGGCAAGCTGTTCGGCCCGAAGGGTTTCGGTTTCGGCCACACGCCAACGCTTGTCTCCACCGACGCCCAGGCTGCTCCAGTGCA CACCGACGCGAAGCCCGCGAACGGACCCAAGGCGAAGGATGGCAAGGGATGCACCCGGTGCGGCTACGCCGTGTACGAAGCCGAAAAGATGCTGAGCAAAAACCGCATCTGGCACAAGCGATGCTTCAGCTGCTTCGATTGCCACAAATCGCTCGACTCGACGAATCTGAACGATGGTCCGAACGGGGAGATCTACTGCCGGGGCTGCTACGGTCGCAACTACGGTCCGCGAGGCGTTGGCTTCGGCATGGGCGCCGGCGCTCTAACGATGGCCTAA
- the LOC120899883 gene encoding muscle LIM protein Mlp84B isoform X7 codes for MPFKPADNPKCPKCGKSVYAAEERVAGGNKWHKQCFKCGMCGKMLDSTNCAEHENELYCKNCHGRKYGPKGYGFGGGAGCLSMDTGAQFQGEGTNGHFEPKPMSKAPEGEGCPRCGGYVYMAEQMLARGRAYHKGCFKCGECKKGLDSVNCCEGPDRNIYCKVCYGKKYGPKGYGYGQGGGALQSDTTNIECRFGSRGYGHSGISSLGLMSDARDLDFKSEFAPKPSAVDTSAIKASPGQGCPRCGGVVFAAEQVLSKGREWHRKCYKCRDCSKTLDSIIACDGPDRDVYCKTCYGKKWGPHGYGFACGSGFLQTDCMSEEQLASQKPMVTIDTTVIKAPEGQGCPRCGGMVFAAEQQLAKGTMWHKKCFNCNECHRPLDSMIACDGPDREIHCRACYGKLFGPKGFGFGHTPTLVSTDAQAAPVHTDAKPANGPKAKDGKGCTRCGYAVYEAEKMLSKNRIWHKRCFSCFDCHKSLDSTNLNDGPNGEIYCRGCYGRNYGPRGVGFGMGAGALTMA; via the exons GAATGTGCGGCAAGATGCTCGACTCCACAAACTGTGCAGAGCACGAAAACGAGCTGTACTGCAAGAACTGCCACGGCCGCAAGTACGGACCGAAGGGCTACGGTTTCGGTGGAGGCGCCGGCTGCCTCTCGATGGACACTGGCGCCCAGTTTCAGGGCGAGGG CACGAATGGACACTTTGAACCGAAACCAATGTCAAAGGCACCTGAAGGAGAGGGTTGCCCTCGCTGCGGCGGATATGTTTACATGGCCGAGCAGATGTTGGCACGTGGAAGA GCCTACCATAAGGGATGCTTCAAATGCGGTGAGTGTAAGAAGGGTCTCGATTCTGTAAACTGCTGCGAGGGTCCAGATCGTAACATCTACTGCAAAG TGTGCTATGGCAAGAAGTATGGTCCGAAGGGCTACGGATACGGCCAAGGAGGTGGAGCGCTGCAGAGCGACACCACCAACATCGAATG TCGGTTTGGTTCCCGTGGTTATGGCCACTCGGGAATCTCTTCGCTTGGCTTAATGAGTGATGCGCGCGATTTGGACTTCAAGAG TGAGTTTGCCCCGAAACCGTCGGCTGTGGATACGTCGGCCATCAAGGCTTCGCCCGGACAGGGTTGTCCACGGTGCGGCGGTGTCGTGTTTGCCGCCGAGCAGGTCCTCTCGAAGGGTCGCGAGTGGCATCGCAAGTGCTACAAGTGCCGCGACTGCAGCAAAACGCTCGACTCCATCATCGCCTGCGATGGTCCGGACCGGGACGTGTACTGCAAGACCTGCTACGGCAAGAAGTGGGGCCCGCACGGTTATGGATTTGCCTGCGGATCTGGTTTCCTGCAGACTGACTGCATGTC TGAGGAGCAGCTGGCCTCTCAGAAGCCGATGGTGACGATTGACACGACCGTGATCAAGGCGCCGGAGGGACAGGGTTGCCCACGATGCGGTGGCATGGTGTTCGCcgccgagcagcagctggcCAAGGGAACGATGTGGCACAAGAAGTGCTTCAACTGTAACGAATGTCACCGGCCGCTCGATTCCATGATTGCCTGCGACGGTCCGGACCGCGAGATCCACTGTCGCGCCTGCTACGGCAAGCTGTTCGGCCCGAAGGGTTTCGGTTTCGGCCACACGCCAACGCTTGTCTCCACCGACGCCCAGGCTGCTCCAGTGCA CACCGACGCGAAGCCCGCGAACGGACCCAAGGCGAAGGATGGCAAGGGATGCACCCGGTGCGGCTACGCCGTGTACGAAGCCGAAAAGATGCTGAGCAAAAACCGCATCTGGCACAAGCGATGCTTCAGCTGCTTCGATTGCCACAAATCGCTCGACTCGACGAATCTGAACGATGGTCCGAACGGGGAGATCTACTGCCGGGGCTGCTACGGTCGCAACTACGGTCCGCGAGGCGTTGGCTTCGGCATGGGCGCCGGCGCTCTAACGATGGCCTAA